A region of the Mycoavidus sp. HKI genome:
TAGTTTGCCCAATTTATTTTATTTCTTACCAGTTCCACTATTAGTCGCGCTGACTATATATCATCTGCTGAGTACCGTTAAAGATGCGCATGCTGCGCCATTCTTACTCACCTTGGTGTTGATCTTTTTGGGTTATAGTGGACTTGGCATTAGTCTGTGGCCAAACATTATCCCACCCAATATCACTATTTGGCAGGCCTCTTCTTCTAGCCAAAGCCAAGGCTTTGCACTGATTGGCACGCTACTCATTCTACCCGTCATACTGCTTTATACCGCATGGAGCTATTACGTCTTTCGCGGTAAAACACGTCATGGCGATGGTTATCATTAATGAGTAACGCCTCTGATCCTAGCAAATTGCCGCCACCACACCCGATAAGCAGGCCAAGCTTAGGAGGATGGTGCAAAAAGCTCAGTTGGTTTATTTTGCTATGGACAGTCAGTGTATTGGCCCTAGGCGCGGTCGCTTATTTATTTCGCATCCTCATGCGCGCGGCGGGTTTAAGCACGACTTAAAGCCAGAGCCACTTCGCTGTGCGACGCGGAACGCGAAGCCGGTAGCGGCGGATTGCTAATCCCGTGATAAGTAAAAACCAATGAGAACTTTACCGCATCGGTCTTATTTGGCCCCGCCGAGTGCAACGTATTGCAATGAAAAAACACCACGTCCCCGGCTTCTAGCTCTGTAGAACAAGCGGTATTGATTAATTCACTATTTTCTGGCGGATCAGCACGAAAAAACTTCGCCTGATCAAAACGCTCAGCGGATAACTTCAAACGCTGAGATTTAGGCACCAGCCAAAGCGCCCCATTCTCGACTTTTTCAGGGCCGAGCGCGAGCCACACAGAGATCAGGTCATCGCGCTTAAATGACCAATAACGGGCATCGCGATGCCAGCCAGTTAAGCTGCCGTACGCTGGATGCTTGGTCATGACACAGTTATGATGCACGCGTGACAAAACTGCCCGCTCACCAAAATACATTTCCATCCAAGCCGCGATCTCTGGCGACCCGGCCCATTGCCGAAATAATGCATCACGGCCATACGCATCCAGCAACCGACGCACGGTTTCCCCGCCTGCCGCCTGCCGCGATGCCGGGGCACCGGGATAACTCAAATCTGCCTCATATTCAAGCGGTGCTGCATTGGCGGCGAGTTGCGCCTCAGCCACCCCTCTAATCGCCGCACAACGCTTAGCATCGACCAAGCCACGCACCACCACAAACCCTTCTTCGCGCAGCACTGCAATCTGTCGCTTTAAGTTCAAATTATCGACCATCATCTATTCGTCCACACCAAAATTTAGATTATGACTGCCTTTGGACACATTTGACCAAGCTATCAACTATACTTAAAAAGTAACATCAAATAAACGGAGGCAATGATGGAAAGTTTCACGCTCGATGACCTCATTTTGCTGCTCCCGCTCGCTTTAGCGGGCGCAATTATGCTTGGCTCAATTCCGGTTGCCTCCAAATTAAAATTAACCAGCTTGCGTATCGCGGGCGCCCTACTTGGGGCTTTGTTTGGCCTGATCTTTATTGAGGGATTGCCTGCTTTAGTCTAGCCCGGGATAATGCCGGGCATGACTTCATCCGAAACATTGAATGCACCGTCTTATTTAATTGGGATTGATGGCGGCGGCACCAGCACGCGGGTACTGTTAGCCGATGTACATAGTACGATCCTCGCCCAAGCGAATGGGGGACCTTCGGCACTTGGGCTAGGGGTTCATGCTGCCTGGCAGGAGGTGACAGCACTATGCACCGCCGCCTTTAACCAAATCGGCCAACCCCTCAACTGGACTCAATGCGCATTAGGCTGTGGTCTAGCCGGAGTTGACAATCCGGGGTGGCGCACCCAGTTCATCGCACAAGCGCCTTTATGCCAAGCGCTTACGGTTGAAACAGATGGTTATACAACCCTACTTGGCGCCCATAGCGGTCAGCCTGGCGTGATTATCGCCCTCGGCACTGGCAGTGTAGGCGTCGCCCTCAATGCGCAGGGCAAGCGCAAAATAATAGGCGGTTATGGCTTTCCTTCCGGCGATGAAGCCAGTGGCGCAGCATTAGGTTTACGGCTTGCGCAACACGCTCAACACGCATTGGACGCGCGTACCGCCCGCGATGCATTTGCGGTCGCGATCCTGAGCGCGATTGGCGCAGATGACCGGGAGAGTATGCTCACCTGGTTAGGCAATGCTAAGCAAACGCAATACGCATCGCTGGCGCCGCTGGTTTTTGCCCACGCCAACCACTCATTTGCACAAACGCTGCTGATCAGTGCTGGCGATGAAATCGCCAAGATGATAGAGGCGCTTGACCCAACCGGCACTTTACCCGTTGCGCTATGCGGCGGACTGGCAACCGCCTTTGCCCCATATGTACCCATCAGCCACAGCGCGCGCTTACGGCCCGCGCAAGGCAATTCCGCACAAGGCGCATTACGGCTCGCATTATGTAAGATTAGTACTGATTTTCACTTTTTTAAATAATCTTTTTGTGAGATCATTTATACTCTATTTTCATTTAATATAAGGGAAAGCAAGAGATGCCCACTTATCAGGCTCTACAACTTCAAATTGAGCAATTGCAAGCACAAGCGCAAGAAGCCCGGAAAAGGGAATTGACTGCTGTTATCGCTGAGATCAAGCAGAAAATAATCGATTATGATTTAAACCTTTCAGATCTAGGACTCACAAGTTCTAAGCGAACCCAAGCCGGTGCCAAAGCACCACTACCCCCTAAATATAAAAATCCACGCACAGGCCAGACCTGGAGCGGCCGTGGTAAGCCACCCAATTGGATTGCCGGTAAAAATAAAGAGAAATTCCTGCTTTAATTTTTCTAAATACACTAGAGCAGTATCCATTATCCGACATTCCGCCACCTCCCCTTCAAAAAAACTTGAATTTCACTTTACATCATGTTGAGATAGCCATTTGATTTTTCAGAGGGCGGAATATGGGTCAAAGTGCACCAGCAATCATCACACATGTACTAGATCATCATGGCTTGGTTGCATCGAAATGCCAGGACTTGCAACTTGCTCAGCGGATAGATAAGCATTTGACTAGCCACCCTGGGCGAATTGTCAGCTATGGCACAGCCTGCGTTGCGATGATTCTGAATGGACTGGGATTTACGAACCGTCGACTGTATCTGACGCCACAGTTTTTTGAAAGCAAACCATTAGAAGCTTTATTAGGGTCTGGGATTGAGGCCAGGCATTTGAATGATGATGCGTTGGGAGACGCATTGGACGCGATAGCGCAGTATGGGCCGAGCAAGCTATTCGGGGAAGTGGCCTTTGAGATTGCACTGGAACATGACCTTCTTGATGAGTTGGTGCATGTGGATACGACGAGTTTTTCTGTGCATGGCAAATATGCAAGCGATGAGGGAGTTAGCGAACAAAGAGAGGACGCAGGCGAGGCGGTTGAAATTACTGTGACTCATGGGTACTCCAAAGACCATCGCCCTGATTTGAAACAAGTCGTGCTGTCATTGGCGGTGGCAGGCGGTTCAGGCATTCCGTTATGGATGATGCCTTGCGATGGCAACGCCTCAGACAAGACGGTGTTGCCAGAAACAATAGAACGCATCAATGCATTTCGCCAAGAAATTGATTGCACCCGTACGCTGCGTTGGGTGGCCGATTCGGCGCTTTACACAGCTGAAAACCTCAAAAAGATGGAGCACACCATTTGGGTATCACGTGTACCAGAAACAATCCTGGAAGCTCGGGAGTTAGTGAGCAAATCAACGCAAGAAATAGCTTGGAGTGAACAGGAAGACGGCTATCGACATGCATCATTCGATATGGATTATGCCGGCATCCAACAACGCTGGTTACTCGTCTTCTCAGAACAGGCATACCAACGCGAAGCACAGTCTCTCCAAAAGCGCCTGACCAAACAAGAACAAGCGCTGCAAAAACAAATGAAACAATTCAGCACCGAGCTGTTTGCGTGTGAAGCCGACGCGCATAAAACATTCAGGCGAGAACAGAAGTCGCACCCGCTATTCATCTTGGCCCCGACTGTTGCGCCAGTAGAAAAGTATGAGAAAGCAGGTCGTCCCAAGAAGGGAGAAACAAAACAATGTATGGGGTATCAAATCCAGGTTCAGATCCAGCGCAATGACGAAGCGATCCAGAAGCTACTGCAAACTAAAGGGCGTTTCATCCTGGCCACCAACGAGGGTGACAAGCAGGGTTACCCCGACAAGCGCATTCTCGCCGACTACAAAGCTCAGCAAACGGTTGAGAATGGCTTTCGGTTTTTGAAAAATCCTGACTTCCTAGCGGATACGCTCTTTTTAAAATCGCCACAGCGTATCGCTGCATTGATGATGGTGATGACCTTATGCCTCATGGTCTACAACCTCGCACAATTTCAAGTGCGTGCAAAGCTCGAGGCCTATGCTGACACCTTACCCAATCAACTGGGCAAACCCACCAGTACACCTACCTTGCGATGGATATTCCAGTTAATGGAAGGCGTTGCGTTGGTGCGTATCTTCGATCATCAACGCGCGTTAATCCATGAAGCCGTTTCCAACCTTAATGACGTCAGAATCAAGATTATCCGGTTGTTTGGCGATACCGCTTGTAAAATCTATCAGATTGAGGAAAGGGAGTAGCGGAATGTCGGCATTATGCACGTGCAATTGCAGGTGTAATGGATACATGCTTGCCTCGCAAATGACGGTGATTTGACGATAAAGCTTCTGGATTAACGGCATGATAGATATCGCCTTTTAGATAAGCTAAGATATTCTCAAACGCAGCCCGAAAATACATTTCATAACTTTCACGTTCTACATAACCGATATGTGGCGTGCAAATCACGTTTTCCATACGCAGTAAATTGTAGCCTTGTAAAATTGGCTCGCTCTCATAAACCTCAATCGCAACCATGCCAGGGCGGCCCATCGTCAGCGTGGTGATTTACCCGACCAAACCCCAAGCGTTACACTTGCGCTAATCGCCGTAGTGCCGCTTGCAGCTCTGCCGGCTCATAGGCAGCCAGGACTTCTTTCACAGCGATTTCAAGCGTCGGCAGATGGGCGCGCAAGATCTCTTGCTTAACCACAAGTAGCTGGCTAGGATGGGTTGAAAATTCAGTTAAGCCCATACCCAGCAATAAACGGGTAAATGCAGGATCACCCGCCATTTCACCGCACACTGACACTGAGACACCAGCTTGCTTTGCTTGCCGCAAAGTATGCGCAATTAAATGCAAGACCGCAGGGTGCAGGGGGTCATACAAATGGGCAACCGCACTGTCAGAACGGTCAATCGCCAGCGTATATTGAATCAGATCGTTCGTGCCAATTGACAAAAAATCAAAATGCTTTAAAAAAAGCCCGACAGCAAGTGCCGCCGCCGGAATTTCGATCATGGCACCAAGCTTAAGTTCTGAACTATAAACCAGCCCGGCGTCATCGCATTGGCCCTTGGCTTGTGCAAGTAAATCGAGCATTTGAGTGATCTCTTGCGCATGCGCCAACATCGGGATAAGTAATCTCACCGGCCCAAAAGCCGAGGCCCGTAAAATAGCGCGCAACTGGGTCAGAAACATCTGGGGCTCGGATAAACTCCAACGAATTGCACGTAGACCGAGCGCCGGATTAACCGTATCCTCAACCTCGCGCATATCAAGCGATTTATCCGCGCCCACATCAATGGTACGAATGGTGACAGGCAAGCCTTTCATCGCCTCAATCACCCGCCGATAGGCATCAAATTGCTCTTCTTCATCGGGTAGCGCATGCTGACTATGCATGTACAAAAACTCGGTCCGAAAAAGGCCAATGCCCACCACCCCCGCAGCCAGTGCGGCGCCCGCATCCTCAGGGAGTTCAATATTTGCATAAAGTCCGATCGGCGTGCCATCTAGGGTTTGCGTTGGCGAGAATTTAAGTCTTTGTAGCTTGCGTTGCTCCAGCGTTTTTTCGCTTTGCCGATAGATATATTCTTCCAGCACAATCGGCGGAGGGTCAACAATGACCACGCCTCGCTCGCCATCTACAATGATCAGATCATCTTGGCGAATCAAAGAACTGGCCTGTTGCACGCCAATCGCGGCCGGAATGCCTAAGCTGCGCGCCATAATTGCCGTATGCGAAGTCCGCCCACCCAAATCTGTCACAAAGCCATGAAAAACTTGGGTTTTAAATTGCAGCATGTCGACCGGCGCGATATCGCGCGCCACAATAATCATTTCACCATGGTCAGCCGTGCTGGCTGCTTTATCGGCAATCGCCGCCACGGCAAAGGATGAGCCCGCCAGGGCTTTTAATACACGCTCGACAACCTGTTCAACATCCGCCTTACGCTCACGTAGATATTCATCTTCAATCTCATCGAAATGACGGCCCAAACGCTCAAGCTGCTCAATCAATGCCCATTCGGCGTTGTAGTGGCGGGTACGAATCAAATCAACGGTGGCTTCGGCCAGCATTGCATCACGCAAAATCAATGAGTGCAGATTGACGAATGCACTCATTTCGCTCGGCGCATCTGGCGGCAATTCTGCACATAAAATCTCGAGCTCGCGCTGGGCCGCATCTTGCGCGGCGCAAAAGCGCGCGACTTCAGCTTCGAGCTGGTCCGGATCAATAAAATAGTGATCGACTTCAAGCGCGGTGGCCGCTATCAGATAAGCCCGTCCGATCGCGATACCGCTGGATATGGGAATTCCATGCAGCATAAAAGACACGCGAATCTCCTAAGGTAACCTTTTTGTTTTGATTTGCGAACGATTTAACAACTGACTACCCCCCTTCGCCAAACTTGTCCGCGACCAGCGCTAGCAGCGCTGCCATTGCCTCGGCTTCATCCACCCCGTCTGCTTCAATTAATACGGTACTACCGATGCCAGCCGCCAACATCATGACGCCCATAATGCTCTTAGCATTA
Encoded here:
- a CDS encoding BadF/BadG/BcrA/BcrD ATPase family protein yields the protein MNAPSYLIGIDGGGTSTRVLLADVHSTILAQANGGPSALGLGVHAAWQEVTALCTAAFNQIGQPLNWTQCALGCGLAGVDNPGWRTQFIAQAPLCQALTVETDGYTTLLGAHSGQPGVIIALGTGSVGVALNAQGKRKIIGGYGFPSGDEASGAALGLRLAQHAQHALDARTARDAFAVAILSAIGADDRESMLTWLGNAKQTQYASLAPLVFAHANHSFAQTLLISAGDEIAKMIEALDPTGTLPVALCGGLATAFAPYVPISHSARLRPAQGNSAQGALRLALCKISTDFHFFK
- a CDS encoding DUF2474 domain-containing protein, producing MSNASDPSKLPPPHPISRPSLGGWCKKLSWFILLWTVSVLALGAVAYLFRILMRAAGLSTT
- a CDS encoding H-NS family nucleoid-associated regulatory protein; protein product: MPTYQALQLQIEQLQAQAQEARKRELTAVIAEIKQKIIDYDLNLSDLGLTSSKRTQAGAKAPLPPKYKNPRTGQTWSGRGKPPNWIAGKNKEKFLL
- a CDS encoding HPr family phosphocarrier protein, producing the protein MLQQETTIVNKLGLHARASAKLTQLAARYQCQIWMTRNGRRINAKSIMGVMMLAAGIGSTVLIEADGVDEAEAMAALLALVADKFGEGG
- a CDS encoding IS1634 family transposase, which produces MGQSAPAIITHVLDHHGLVASKCQDLQLAQRIDKHLTSHPGRIVSYGTACVAMILNGLGFTNRRLYLTPQFFESKPLEALLGSGIEARHLNDDALGDALDAIAQYGPSKLFGEVAFEIALEHDLLDELVHVDTTSFSVHGKYASDEGVSEQREDAGEAVEITVTHGYSKDHRPDLKQVVLSLAVAGGSGIPLWMMPCDGNASDKTVLPETIERINAFRQEIDCTRTLRWVADSALYTAENLKKMEHTIWVSRVPETILEARELVSKSTQEIAWSEQEDGYRHASFDMDYAGIQQRWLLVFSEQAYQREAQSLQKRLTKQEQALQKQMKQFSTELFACEADAHKTFRREQKSHPLFILAPTVAPVEKYEKAGRPKKGETKQCMGYQIQVQIQRNDEAIQKLLQTKGRFILATNEGDKQGYPDKRILADYKAQQTVENGFRFLKNPDFLADTLFLKSPQRIAALMMVMTLCLMVYNLAQFQVRAKLEAYADTLPNQLGKPTSTPTLRWIFQLMEGVALVRIFDHQRALIHEAVSNLNDVRIKIIRLFGDTACKIYQIEERE
- the ptsP gene encoding phosphoenolpyruvate--protein phosphotransferase, with the translated sequence MSFMLHGIPISSGIAIGRAYLIAATALEVDHYFIDPDQLEAEVARFCAAQDAAQRELEILCAELPPDAPSEMSAFVNLHSLILRDAMLAEATVDLIRTRHYNAEWALIEQLERLGRHFDEIEDEYLRERKADVEQVVERVLKALAGSSFAVAAIADKAASTADHGEMIIVARDIAPVDMLQFKTQVFHGFVTDLGGRTSHTAIMARSLGIPAAIGVQQASSLIRQDDLIIVDGERGVVIVDPPPIVLEEYIYRQSEKTLEQRKLQRLKFSPTQTLDGTPIGLYANIELPEDAGAALAAGVVGIGLFRTEFLYMHSQHALPDEEEQFDAYRRVIEAMKGLPVTIRTIDVGADKSLDMREVEDTVNPALGLRAIRWSLSEPQMFLTQLRAILRASAFGPVRLLIPMLAHAQEITQMLDLLAQAKGQCDDAGLVYSSELKLGAMIEIPAAALAVGLFLKHFDFLSIGTNDLIQYTLAIDRSDSAVAHLYDPLHPAVLHLIAHTLRQAKQAGVSVSVCGEMAGDPAFTRLLLGMGLTEFSTHPSQLLVVKQEILRAHLPTLEIAVKEVLAAYEPAELQAALRRLAQV
- a CDS encoding phytanoyl-CoA dioxygenase family protein; the encoded protein is MVDNLNLKRQIAVLREEGFVVVRGLVDAKRCAAIRGVAEAQLAANAAPLEYEADLSYPGAPASRQAAGGETVRRLLDAYGRDALFRQWAGSPEIAAWMEMYFGERAVLSRVHHNCVMTKHPAYGSLTGWHRDARYWSFKRDDLISVWLALGPEKVENGALWLVPKSQRLKLSAERFDQAKFFRADPPENSELINTACSTELEAGDVVFFHCNTLHSAGPNKTDAVKFSLVFTYHGISNPPLPASRSASHSEVALALSRA